Proteins found in one Nostoc sp. NIES-3756 genomic segment:
- a CDS encoding bifunctional sterol desaturase/short chain dehydrogenase has translation MINILTESLSDIWAGFKVDEMLVNASLQFAMWGFFSLLLAEILRDSYHALCHQVNWLSKWHNKHHAAYRRDLSIVSLKAYQESQLYHDILESSILVVVLTLTALLVQQAGLWLGVFYACTFLFGASLRYYQGTIETDYNHLPGPLETIPSVWWVNRTYHWRHHFDDVDAYYSGVFSLVDKVLGTALSLKGKTVAITGASGALGQALTEQLLKHNAKVVAFTTNPDKLPTDGSMKIIPWELGSEVELKAALEKVDILIINHGINVYDKRTPQAINSSYEVNTFSALRLMDVFLTTVTGPQAKATKEIWVNTSEAEVSPALSPLYELSKRALGDIVTLKRLDGNCVIRKLILGPFKSQLNPYGVMSAKQVAGAILFLARRDFRNIIVTINPLTYMLFPLKETSTWLYYKIFSKPAKR, from the coding sequence ATGATAAATATATTGACTGAAAGCTTAAGTGATATTTGGGCTGGTTTTAAAGTGGATGAAATGCTTGTGAATGCTTCCTTGCAGTTTGCTATGTGGGGCTTCTTTTCTCTACTGTTGGCGGAAATACTTAGGGATAGCTACCACGCATTATGTCACCAAGTCAACTGGCTCAGTAAATGGCACAACAAGCATCATGCAGCATATCGTCGGGATTTGTCGATAGTTTCGCTCAAAGCCTATCAAGAATCTCAACTCTATCACGACATTTTAGAATCAAGCATACTAGTAGTTGTACTCACGCTAACGGCTTTACTTGTCCAGCAAGCTGGGTTATGGTTGGGAGTCTTTTACGCTTGTACGTTTTTGTTTGGTGCATCCCTAAGATATTACCAAGGCACAATCGAAACAGATTACAATCATCTACCAGGGCCTTTAGAAACAATTCCTTCTGTTTGGTGGGTAAATCGCACTTATCATTGGCGGCACCATTTCGACGATGTTGATGCTTACTATAGTGGTGTATTTTCTCTAGTGGATAAAGTATTAGGAACTGCACTCTCACTCAAAGGTAAAACTGTCGCTATTACTGGTGCATCAGGTGCTTTAGGACAAGCATTAACAGAGCAATTACTTAAGCATAATGCCAAGGTTGTGGCATTTACCACCAATCCTGATAAACTACCAACTGATGGCAGTATGAAGATAATCCCTTGGGAACTGGGTAGTGAAGTTGAACTCAAAGCTGCTTTAGAAAAAGTAGATATTTTGATAATCAACCACGGAATTAATGTGTATGACAAACGCACACCACAAGCAATTAACTCTTCCTACGAAGTGAACACTTTTTCAGCATTGCGACTGATGGATGTATTTTTAACAACTGTAACTGGGCCGCAAGCAAAAGCAACTAAAGAAATATGGGTAAATACGTCTGAGGCGGAAGTATCTCCGGCATTGAGTCCACTTTATGAACTCAGCAAACGTGCATTAGGAGATATTGTCACGCTCAAACGCTTAGATGGTAATTGTGTAATTCGTAAATTAATTCTCGGCCCCTTCAAAAGTCAACTTAATCCTTACGGCGTAATGTCAGCAAAGCAAGTAGCGGGTGCAATCTTGTTTCTAGCGCGTCGAGACTTCCGCAACATTATTGTGACAATTAATCCTCTTACATATATGTTATTTCCCTTGAAAGAAACAAGTACTTGGTTGTATTACAAAATTTTTAGCAAACCTGCTAAAAGATAA
- a CDS encoding ATP-grasp domain-containing protein — protein MKAYIQKNSEGEFATVNFFAAYDSFRKMGWEIIPFTKGESFLDLQPDNVVVGYVDAVHAALKRLNIPYPTEINYPPELQEFLGRRIWKSKINYIASHPEEWNIFVKPAYASKKFTGRLIRSTKDLISCGDEFENTEVWCSEPVNFLAEWRCFVRYGEILDVRIYKGNWRATFDYKVIEKAVKSYKSAPNGYAIDFGCTDKGETLLVEVNDGYALGSYGLFPLDYAKLLSARWAEITGSEDYCNF, from the coding sequence ATGAAAGCTTATATACAAAAAAACTCTGAAGGTGAATTTGCTACTGTTAATTTCTTTGCTGCTTACGATAGTTTTAGAAAAATGGGTTGGGAAATTATTCCTTTTACTAAAGGGGAATCTTTTCTAGATTTACAACCAGATAATGTAGTAGTAGGATATGTTGATGCTGTTCATGCAGCCCTTAAAAGATTAAACATTCCCTACCCAACCGAAATTAACTACCCACCAGAGTTACAGGAATTTTTAGGCAGAAGAATCTGGAAATCTAAAATTAATTATATTGCTAGTCATCCAGAAGAATGGAATATTTTTGTCAAGCCTGCTTATGCTTCCAAAAAGTTTACAGGTAGATTGATACGAAGCACTAAAGATTTAATCAGTTGTGGCGATGAGTTTGAGAATACTGAAGTTTGGTGTTCTGAACCTGTAAATTTCCTGGCAGAGTGGCGGTGTTTTGTCAGATATGGCGAAATTCTTGATGTGAGAATCTATAAAGGAAATTGGAGAGCAACATTTGATTACAAAGTTATTGAAAAAGCGGTGAAATCTTATAAATCTGCTCCAAACGGATATGCTATTGATTTTGGTTGTACTGATAAAGGAGAAACATTATTGGTTGAGGTAAATGATGGATATGCTTTAGGTTCTTACGGGCTATTTCCTTTAGATTATGCTAAATTACTATCAGCAAGATGGGCAGAAATTACAGGTTCGGAAGACTATTGTAACTTCTAA
- a CDS encoding glycerophosphodiester phosphodiesterase, with product MTNPIIIGHRGASGYRPEHTLAAYELAIQMGADYIEPDLVSTKDGVLVARHENALAILNPDGTLNTTDTSTDVYLRPEFGDRKTTKVIDGRFITGWFTEDFTLAELKTLRAIERIPAIRPQNTQYNGLFEIPTFQEIIDLAKKQSSLLGRSIGIYPETKHPTYFDSIGLSMEQSLVEILNGNKYIDEIAPVFIQSFEVSNLQKLNQLTNVSLVQLINNDGQPYDFEFKRDYRLYSDLTKPEGLGEIATYANGIGVHKNLVISRDCQSNLLQPTTLINDAHKAGLLVHAWTFRDEDIFLPKNLQGNPQEEYKRFYEIGLDGVFSDNPDTAFTVRSS from the coding sequence ATGACTAACCCTATTATTATTGGACACCGGGGTGCTAGCGGTTATCGTCCAGAACATACTCTAGCAGCTTATGAACTAGCCATTCAGATGGGGGCTGATTATATTGAACCCGATCTCGTTTCTACTAAGGATGGTGTTCTAGTTGCGCGTCACGAAAACGCTTTAGCTATTCTTAACCCTGATGGTACGCTTAATACTACTGATACTAGTACAGATGTTTATTTACGTCCAGAGTTTGGCGATCGCAAAACTACTAAAGTCATTGATGGACGTTTTATCACAGGCTGGTTTACAGAAGATTTTACCCTAGCTGAATTAAAAACACTCCGCGCCATAGAAAGGATTCCTGCTATTCGTCCCCAGAATACTCAATATAATGGATTGTTTGAAATTCCTACTTTCCAAGAAATTATTGATTTAGCAAAGAAACAAAGTTCTTTACTTGGTAGAAGCATAGGTATTTATCCAGAAACAAAGCATCCAACATATTTTGATTCTATTGGTTTATCAATGGAACAGAGTTTAGTGGAAATTCTCAATGGTAATAAATATATTGATGAAATTGCTCCAGTTTTCATTCAATCATTTGAAGTTAGTAATTTACAAAAACTCAATCAATTAACTAATGTTTCTTTAGTACAACTAATTAACAATGATGGACAACCTTATGATTTTGAATTTAAGAGAGATTATCGCTTATATAGTGACTTAACTAAACCTGAAGGTTTAGGAGAAATTGCTACTTATGCAAATGGAATTGGTGTCCATAAAAACTTAGTAATTTCTAGAGATTGCCAGAGTAACTTATTACAGCCTACCACTTTAATTAATGATGCCCATAAAGCTGGTTTATTAGTTCACGCTTGGACATTCCGTGATGAAGATATTTTCTTACCCAAAAATCTGCAAGGAAATCCACAAGAAGAATATAAGAGATTTTATGAAATAGGGCTAGATGGTGTATTCAGTGATAACCCAGATACAGCTTTTACTGTGCGTTCTAGCTGA
- a CDS encoding DUF3146 family protein: protein MSAKRLPETTAHVKITRQSWQHGFLEGEVSAGDFEWHFQWNFRRGELLVKPSQGRALIKEPLGRFLEQQDYKLEPGGDYAFKIRAQL from the coding sequence GTGAGTGCTAAACGTTTGCCAGAAACCACAGCCCATGTCAAAATTACCCGCCAATCTTGGCAACACGGCTTCTTAGAAGGTGAAGTGAGTGCTGGCGATTTTGAATGGCATTTTCAATGGAATTTCCGTCGAGGAGAACTTTTAGTTAAGCCATCTCAAGGCCGGGCTTTAATTAAAGAACCCCTCGGTCGCTTCTTGGAACAGCAAGATTATAAGCTAGAACCAGGAGGAGACTATGCTTTTAAGATTCGCGCGCAGTTATAA
- a CDS encoding pre-16S rRNA-processing nuclease YqgF has translation MIVSEFSPTQPVILGFDPGKDKCGLAVMGLDRQLYYHQVVPSPEAIANINKLRQKFPISMLVMGNQTTAKRWKQQLQQELIEALNIVLVDERYSTLEARDRYWQMYPPKGITKLLPQGMRQPPRPIDDIVAILLIERYLNRLTESVNG, from the coding sequence ATGATTGTTAGTGAATTTTCTCCAACACAACCAGTTATCTTAGGCTTTGACCCAGGTAAAGATAAGTGTGGTTTAGCGGTGATGGGATTGGATCGGCAATTATACTATCATCAAGTCGTTCCTTCACCAGAAGCGATCGCTAATATCAATAAACTCAGACAAAAGTTTCCCATCTCTATGCTAGTTATGGGAAATCAAACCACTGCCAAACGCTGGAAACAGCAATTACAACAAGAATTAATCGAAGCGTTAAATATTGTATTAGTAGACGAGCGCTATAGTACCTTAGAGGCACGCGATCGCTATTGGCAGATGTATCCCCCCAAAGGAATAACAAAGCTACTCCCGCAAGGAATGCGCCAGCCCCCACGCCCCATAGACGATATTGTCGCCATTCTCTTAATTGAACGATACCTAAATCGCCTTACAGAGTCGGTGAATGGTTAA
- a CDS encoding DUF3084 domain-containing protein, which translates to MTTGYILIAAILILGGVIATVGDRIGTRVGKARLSLFNLRPKNTAVLVTIITGGLISATTLAILFLADEGLRKGVFELEDIQKDLRQKREQLKVAEEQKSQVEAERNKVNQELEITRSDKRQVETQRDEAKKEKLKAQQDLAQTQAQFQRTQSRLGQVVAQYQKAIAELQKVYNQRQALQAAVEQLKSERQRLYAEAKKAIEQRDRELANRKQAIEERDRELANRQQAVEQRDRKISELDKIIQNRNLEITQREQVLAKRESRLKELEKQQDYLEQEVARLEKYYQSYRDLRLGKLALVRGQVLASAVVRVNQVAAARQVILQLLREANRNASFGLSEPGANPANTQLLRITPDRVEQLIQQIDDGREYVVRIFSAGNYVRGEKQIEFFADAARNVVVFSGSEVLATTTANPSSMTSYELRQRLDLLISASQFRARNAGIVENVQIDGTILRFVSLLNQINQSIEIKAIAAEDTYTAGPLRVKLIVIQNGKVILST; encoded by the coding sequence ATGACCACCGGGTACATCCTCATAGCAGCAATTTTAATTCTGGGAGGCGTAATTGCCACTGTTGGCGATCGCATCGGCACAAGAGTTGGCAAAGCACGCCTCTCACTGTTTAATCTACGCCCCAAAAACACGGCTGTACTGGTAACAATTATTACAGGTGGTCTAATTTCTGCCACTACCTTAGCCATTTTATTTCTTGCCGATGAAGGGCTAAGGAAAGGGGTTTTTGAGTTAGAAGATATTCAAAAAGACCTCAGGCAAAAACGAGAACAGCTCAAAGTGGCTGAAGAACAAAAAAGCCAAGTAGAAGCTGAACGTAATAAAGTTAATCAAGAGTTAGAAATCACCAGAAGCGATAAAAGACAGGTAGAAACTCAGCGAGACGAAGCTAAGAAAGAAAAACTAAAAGCACAGCAAGATTTAGCACAAACACAAGCACAATTCCAGCGCACACAAAGCCGTCTGGGGCAAGTTGTCGCACAATATCAAAAAGCGATCGCCGAACTGCAAAAAGTTTACAATCAAAGACAAGCACTACAAGCCGCAGTTGAACAACTCAAATCAGAACGGCAAAGGTTATATGCTGAAGCGAAAAAAGCCATAGAACAGCGCGATAGAGAACTCGCTAACCGTAAACAAGCTATAGAAGAACGCGATAGGGAACTAGCTAACCGTCAACAAGCAGTGGAACAGCGTGATCGCAAAATTTCTGAACTGGATAAAATCATTCAAAATCGCAACCTAGAAATTACCCAGAGAGAACAAGTACTTGCCAAGCGAGAATCCCGCCTGAAAGAATTAGAAAAACAACAAGATTATTTAGAACAGGAAGTAGCTCGACTGGAAAAATATTACCAGTCATACCGCGACTTACGTTTAGGTAAATTAGCTTTAGTTCGTGGTCAAGTTTTGGCTTCTGCTGTGGTGCGTGTTAATCAAGTTGCAGCAGCACGCCAAGTAATACTACAACTGCTGCGAGAAGCAAACCGTAACGCCAGTTTTGGACTAAGCGAACCTGGGGCGAACCCAGCAAATACTCAATTGCTACGCATTACTCCAGATAGAGTTGAACAACTGATTCAGCAAATAGATGATGGTCGAGAATATGTAGTAAGAATATTTTCGGCTGGCAATTATGTCAGAGGAGAAAAGCAGATAGAATTTTTTGCCGATGCGGCTAGAAATGTAGTTGTATTTTCTGGAAGTGAAGTTTTGGCTACAACCACAGCCAATCCTAGCAGTATGACATCTTATGAATTAAGACAAAGATTAGACTTATTAATTTCCGCTTCTCAATTTCGGGCAAGAAATGCAGGAATTGTGGAAAATGTGCAAATAGATGGTACTATACTACGCTTTGTTTCTTTATTAAATCAAATAAATCAATCAATAGAAATTAAAGCGATCGCCGCCGAAGACACATATACAGCCGGGCCTTTGAGAGTGAAATTAATAGTAATTCAAAATGGCAAAGTTATTTTGAGTACTTAA
- the ntcA gene encoding global nitrogen regulator NtcA produces MIVTQDKALANVFRQMATGAFPPVVETFERNKTIFFPGDPAERVYFLLKGAVKLSRVYEAGEEITVALLRENSVFGVLSLLTGNKSDRFYHAVAFTPVELLSAPIEQVEQALKENPELSMLMLRGLSSRILQTEMMIETLAHRDMGSRLISFLLILCRDFGVPCADGITIDLKLSHQAIAEAIGSTRVTVTRLLGDLREKKMISIHKKKITVHKPVTLSRQFT; encoded by the coding sequence ATGATCGTGACACAAGATAAGGCCCTAGCAAATGTTTTTCGTCAGATGGCAACCGGGGCATTTCCGCCGGTTGTCGAAACGTTTGAACGCAATAAAACGATCTTTTTTCCTGGCGATCCTGCCGAACGAGTTTACTTTCTTTTGAAAGGCGCTGTAAAACTTTCCAGGGTGTACGAGGCAGGAGAAGAAATTACAGTCGCACTGCTGCGGGAAAATAGCGTTTTTGGTGTTCTGTCTTTGTTGACAGGAAACAAGTCAGATCGGTTTTACCATGCGGTGGCATTTACTCCAGTAGAATTGCTGTCTGCACCCATTGAACAAGTTGAGCAAGCACTTAAGGAAAATCCTGAACTATCAATGTTAATGCTGCGGGGTTTATCTTCGCGGATTCTGCAAACAGAGATGATGATCGAAACTTTGGCTCACCGAGATATGGGTTCAAGATTAATCAGTTTTTTGTTAATTCTCTGTCGTGATTTTGGTGTTCCTTGTGCAGATGGCATCACCATTGACCTGAAGTTATCTCATCAAGCGATCGCAGAAGCAATTGGTTCTACTCGCGTTACTGTTACCAGGCTACTAGGGGATCTACGCGAGAAAAAAATGATTTCTATCCACAAAAAGAAGATTACTGTGCATAAACCAGTGACTCTCAGCAGACAGTTCACTTAA
- the fabI gene encoding enoyl-ACP reductase FabI — protein MLNLTGKNALVTGIANNRSIAWGIAQQLHAAGANLGITYLPDERGKLEKKVAELVEPLNPSLFVPCNVQNDEQIQATFDTIRDKWGKLDILIHCLAFANRDDLTGNFSQTSRAGFATALDISTYSLVQLSGAAKPLMTEGGSIITLTYLGGVRAVPNYNVMGVAKAGLEASVRYLASELGPQNIRVNAISAGPIRTLASSAVGGILDMIHHVEEVAPLRRTVTQTEVGNTAAFLASDLASGITGQVLYVDAGYEIMGM, from the coding sequence ATGCTGAATCTGACCGGAAAAAATGCCTTGGTTACAGGTATTGCCAATAATCGCTCCATTGCCTGGGGAATTGCCCAACAACTGCACGCCGCCGGAGCAAACCTTGGTATTACTTACCTACCAGATGAACGCGGCAAATTGGAAAAAAAAGTTGCGGAACTAGTAGAACCGCTCAACCCCAGCTTATTCGTTCCTTGTAATGTTCAAAATGATGAACAAATTCAGGCTACCTTTGATACTATCCGCGATAAATGGGGCAAGTTAGATATTCTGATTCATTGTTTGGCTTTTGCTAACAGAGATGATTTAACAGGAAATTTTAGCCAAACTTCTCGTGCTGGCTTTGCCACAGCTTTGGATATCAGCACTTATTCATTAGTACAATTAAGCGGTGCAGCTAAACCTCTAATGACAGAAGGCGGTAGTATTATCACCTTGACATATTTAGGCGGTGTCAGGGCAGTTCCTAACTACAACGTTATGGGAGTTGCCAAAGCAGGTTTAGAAGCAAGTGTCCGTTATTTAGCATCTGAACTCGGCCCCCAAAATATTCGTGTTAATGCCATCTCTGCTGGCCCTATCCGCACCTTGGCATCTAGTGCCGTCGGCGGCATTTTAGATATGATTCACCATGTAGAAGAAGTAGCTCCCTTACGTCGTACTGTCACCCAAACAGAAGTAGGCAATACCGCCGCTTTCCTAGCAAGTGATTTAGCCAGTGGTATCACCGGACAAGTCCTGTATGTGGATGCAGGATATGAAATTATGGGAATGTAA
- the hisB gene encoding imidazoleglycerol-phosphate dehydratase HisB codes for MQISDYPQLNLSSVPRIASVHRTTGETDVQVTINLDGTGICQAATGIPFLDHMLHQIASHGLIDLDIQAKGDWEIDDHHTNEDVGITLGQALAKALGDRKGIVRFGNFLAPLDEALVQVALDFSGRPHLSYGLQIPTERVGTYDTQLVREFFVALVNHSQMTLHIRQLDGINSHHIIEATFKAFARAVRTAIEIDPRRAGTIPSSKGVL; via the coding sequence ATGCAAATCAGCGATTATCCCCAACTCAATTTATCCTCAGTTCCTCGGATTGCTTCTGTCCATCGTACAACCGGGGAAACGGATGTACAGGTGACTATCAATCTGGATGGTACAGGAATTTGTCAAGCCGCCACTGGCATTCCCTTTTTAGATCATATGCTGCATCAAATTGCTTCCCACGGTTTGATTGATTTGGATATTCAAGCTAAGGGGGACTGGGAAATTGATGACCACCATACCAATGAAGACGTAGGTATTACTTTAGGACAAGCTTTGGCTAAAGCATTAGGCGATCGCAAAGGCATAGTCCGCTTCGGCAATTTTTTAGCACCCTTAGACGAAGCTTTAGTACAAGTAGCACTAGACTTTTCTGGCCGTCCTCACCTTAGCTACGGCTTACAAATCCCTACCGAACGTGTAGGAACCTATGACACTCAATTAGTCAGAGAATTTTTTGTAGCATTAGTCAACCATAGCCAAATGACGCTGCATATCCGTCAGCTAGATGGTATTAATTCCCACCACATCATTGAGGCTACATTCAAAGCCTTTGCCAGAGCAGTCAGAACGGCAATAGAAATTGACCCCCGTCGTGCTGGGACTATTCCTAGTTCTAAAGGGGTGCTTTAG
- a CDS encoding ABC transporter ATP-binding protein has protein sequence MQSFTDTSNSQLTTIDTQTVVLTSELRKVYRTGFWMNQKVVSLKGCSLEVYQGETFGLLGPNGAGKTTLLKLLLGIIRPTAGKGLLLGKPLGDRLIKQRIGYLPENPYLYEYLTGWEFLEMAAGLFEIPADVQRQRIPELLDLVGLSVADARKKQMRRYSKGMLQRVGMAQALINDPDLIFLDEPMSGLDPLGRYRMREIILSLKAAGKTIFFNSHILSEVEQICDRIAILSKGELICSDSLDELLGSENTYHVKGQGGDWEVLKKWLPNLAFEPDGSWRGTLQDDYYDFLASVRLMGGRIISMNLSRQSLEEFFITQIQKQDQSFNSSLQES, from the coding sequence ATGCAGTCTTTTACAGATACTTCCAATTCTCAACTAACTACCATAGATACCCAAACGGTAGTTTTGACTTCCGAGTTGCGAAAAGTTTACCGCACCGGCTTTTGGATGAATCAAAAAGTTGTTTCCCTTAAGGGCTGTTCTTTAGAAGTTTATCAAGGGGAAACTTTTGGTTTATTGGGGCCAAATGGTGCGGGTAAAACTACTCTGTTAAAACTGCTGCTAGGAATTATCCGTCCTACTGCTGGCAAAGGTTTACTATTGGGTAAACCCTTAGGCGATCGCCTCATTAAACAACGTATTGGGTATTTACCAGAAAATCCTTATTTGTATGAGTATCTTACCGGCTGGGAATTTTTAGAGATGGCGGCTGGTTTGTTTGAGATTCCTGCCGATGTACAACGTCAACGCATTCCCGAATTACTAGATTTGGTGGGTCTATCTGTAGCGGATGCGCGCAAGAAACAAATGCGTCGCTATTCTAAAGGAATGCTACAGCGTGTTGGGATGGCTCAAGCACTCATAAATGACCCAGATTTGATATTTTTGGACGAACCTATGTCTGGTTTAGATCCTTTAGGACGTTACCGGATGCGAGAAATTATCTTGTCACTGAAAGCCGCAGGTAAAACAATTTTCTTTAATAGTCATATTCTCAGTGAAGTGGAGCAAATTTGCGATCGCATCGCCATTCTTTCTAAAGGTGAATTAATTTGTTCTGATTCCCTAGATGAACTACTAGGTAGTGAAAATACATACCATGTTAAAGGTCAAGGTGGTGATTGGGAAGTTCTCAAAAAATGGCTACCCAATTTAGCATTTGAACCTGATGGTTCCTGGCGCGGTACATTGCAAGACGACTATTATGATTTTTTGGCTAGTGTTCGCTTGATGGGTGGACGAATTATTTCTATGAACTTATCTCGCCAGTCTTTGGAAGAATTTTTTATTACTCAAATTCAAAAACAAGACCAATCTTTTAATTCTAGTCTTCAGGAATCATGA
- a CDS encoding SLBB domain-containing protein, producing the protein MLNTGSRKFLSQPAVGATLLAAAYLFVPFASVAQGQQVFPNPQVVTPTNRQAATITPIDTKYLLGGGDLIRVNVFEVPEYGGEYQIPPGGAINLPLIGSVSVQGLTTEQAADVITERYRRYLKRPQISVNLLSPRPINVLVAGEVTRPGAYTLNLQGGAGQNPGVQYPTVLAALTIAQGVTLAADVTQVTLRRKTSGSTEQVVNLNLKELIQTGNSSQDITLRDGDVIVVPTATNFNVAEARNLFSANFAASQTAPRTVAVIGQVNRPGSYLVSAGSTDAQAGGASGSGLPTVTRAIQLAGGITSQADVTNIKLRRPTRTAGEQTIELNLLELLRSGDVNQDVIVQDGDTIVISKATEVNPALATELATTTLSPDKIQVGVVGEVKRPGAVDIRPNSSLNQAILAAGGFNDARARSASVQLIRLNPNGSVTKRDIKIDFNQGINEQTNPILQNNDVVLVGRSGLASTSDSVGLISGPLGTFLGVVRLIFGF; encoded by the coding sequence ATGCTTAACACCGGTTCGCGGAAATTTCTATCACAGCCAGCTGTGGGTGCGACTTTGTTAGCGGCCGCTTATTTGTTTGTGCCGTTTGCCAGTGTAGCTCAGGGACAACAAGTATTTCCGAATCCGCAAGTAGTAACCCCCACTAACCGACAAGCCGCAACAATAACACCAATAGATACAAAATATTTATTAGGTGGCGGCGATCTGATTCGTGTAAATGTATTTGAAGTACCTGAATACGGTGGTGAATATCAAATTCCTCCTGGTGGAGCTATCAACCTACCTTTAATTGGTAGCGTTTCTGTTCAAGGGTTAACAACTGAACAAGCTGCTGATGTAATTACAGAGAGATATCGCAGGTATTTAAAACGTCCCCAGATTTCTGTTAACCTTTTATCCCCGCGTCCCATCAACGTTTTAGTGGCTGGAGAGGTAACACGCCCAGGTGCTTATACTTTGAACTTGCAAGGAGGCGCAGGGCAGAATCCAGGGGTACAATATCCCACTGTATTAGCAGCACTAACAATAGCTCAGGGTGTCACCTTAGCCGCAGATGTTACCCAGGTGACTCTCAGACGTAAAACAAGCGGTTCTACTGAGCAAGTTGTTAATCTTAATTTAAAAGAACTTATCCAAACAGGTAATTCGTCTCAAGATATTACCTTAAGGGATGGAGACGTTATAGTTGTGCCAACTGCGACTAACTTTAACGTTGCTGAAGCACGTAATCTATTTTCTGCTAACTTTGCTGCCAGCCAAACCGCACCACGTACAGTAGCAGTAATTGGTCAAGTCAATCGTCCTGGCTCATATCTTGTAAGTGCAGGTTCAACAGACGCTCAAGCTGGTGGAGCTAGTGGTAGTGGTTTACCAACCGTGACAAGAGCAATTCAATTAGCAGGTGGTATTACTTCGCAAGCCGATGTTACTAATATCAAGCTACGCCGACCAACAAGAACTGCTGGCGAACAAACGATAGAACTCAATCTTTTGGAACTATTACGCAGTGGTGATGTGAATCAAGACGTAATTGTCCAAGATGGAGACACGATTGTTATTTCTAAAGCTACTGAGGTTAACCCAGCACTAGCGACAGAATTAGCAACTACTACTCTTTCGCCAGATAAAATTCAGGTTGGTGTAGTGGGTGAAGTAAAACGCCCAGGAGCCGTAGATATTAGACCTAATAGCTCGTTAAATCAAGCAATACTGGCGGCTGGAGGATTTAATGATGCAAGAGCGCGTAGCGCTAGTGTACAGTTAATTCGTCTTAATCCCAATGGTTCAGTGACTAAGCGTGACATAAAAATTGACTTTAACCAAGGAATTAACGAGCAAACTAATCCCATACTTCAAAATAACGATGTTGTGTTAGTTGGCAGATCAGGATTAGCTAGCACTAGTGATAGTGTGGGACTAATTTCAGGGCCTTTAGGTACTTTCTTAGGGGTAGTTAGACTCATCTTCGGTTTTTAA
- a CDS encoding SPFH domain-containing protein — translation MEPIIAIVLALIGYALGSAKIINEGNAALVERLGRRHRTLNPGLNFIVPLVDQVVMEDTTREQYIDIKPQNVITKDNIYLEVDAILYWRIRDIEKSFYAIENLQGALMQLATTTLREIIAQNTLEETNVTREEMNRTILVQLNETTATWGVEIIRLDIQRITPPESVRKSMEEERAAEIKKRALISEAEGERQAAIKKAEGTMSSMQIIAEALRSNPESKEILRYLVAQDYINASYRLGESPNAKVVFVDPGKSGDLMKEVIAESTNTESNGNGS, via the coding sequence ATGGAGCCAATTATTGCTATAGTTTTAGCCCTTATCGGTTATGCGTTAGGATCGGCAAAAATTATTAATGAAGGAAATGCTGCCCTTGTGGAACGCTTAGGGCGGAGACATCGCACCTTAAATCCAGGTTTAAACTTTATCGTGCCGTTAGTGGATCAGGTTGTGATGGAAGACACTACACGCGAACAGTATATAGATATCAAGCCACAGAACGTAATCACCAAAGATAATATTTACTTAGAAGTTGATGCTATTCTTTACTGGCGCATCAGAGACATTGAGAAAAGCTTCTACGCAATCGAAAATTTACAAGGTGCGTTGATGCAGTTAGCAACAACCACTCTAAGAGAGATTATTGCTCAAAATACTCTAGAGGAAACTAATGTTACCAGAGAGGAAATGAACCGCACAATTTTAGTGCAGTTGAATGAGACAACAGCAACTTGGGGGGTGGAGATTATCCGGTTGGATATTCAAAGAATTACACCACCAGAAAGTGTTCGTAAGTCGATGGAAGAGGAACGAGCGGCTGAAATCAAAAAACGAGCGCTAATTTCCGAAGCTGAAGGGGAACGCCAAGCGGCCATTAAGAAAGCAGAAGGAACCATGTCCTCAATGCAGATAATTGCAGAAGCACTGCGTAGCAATCCCGAAAGTAAAGAAATTCTGCGTTATTTAGTAGCCCAAGATTATATTAATGCCAGCTACAGGCTAGGAGAAAGTCCCAATGCCAAAGTTGTGTTTGTAGACCCTGGTAAATCAGGAGACTTGATGAAAGAAGTAATTGCTGAATCTACAAATACTGAAAGTAACGGGAATGGTAGTTAG